Proteins from a single region of Sediminitomix flava:
- a CDS encoding transposase, with translation MAKCPHCGSESKLIKVTDIYKTTNTNFECEHCQKDIFLADQDEFGETLDRIKSIFKITIISSLVLIGIKPIAVPFVLMMGAFSASKVAKVYEKSQCLVKYSYKQLIADKA, from the coding sequence ATGGCAAAATGTCCACATTGTGGCTCTGAAAGCAAATTGATTAAAGTGACTGATATCTATAAAACAACTAACACAAACTTTGAATGTGAACATTGCCAGAAAGATATCTTCTTGGCAGACCAAGATGAGTTTGGGGAAACTTTAGATAGGATTAAATCAATATTTAAGATAACGATAATCTCTTCTCTAGTACTTATTGGTATAAAGCCAATTGCAGTACCTTTCGTTTTGATGATGGGAGCATTTTCTGCAAGTAAAGTAGCTAAGGTATATGAGAAATCTCAATGTTTAGTCAAATACTCTTATAAGCAGTTGATCGCTGATAAAGCATAA
- a CDS encoding GNAT family N-acetyltransferase, protein MNKEVLFERGGMSLVRTEEPEQDIVDLVSSTLFGTPGSIQYKHLDTPDYIHQVANPYFLALRRNGNLMGTITICERPILHAPSPTSAYHVRYFSFNEKFRRKGRESQKRQKSNVLLDMIFNKLEHDSFPEEGNAVFYAYVEMENVRSAEMCERFGFQPVGEFTTSIFSRFYPKRDKNVDVLAKEDEAQMTGLLQDYYKDYGFYTLENTFRNNQYFVLKEKGEIIAGIQVTPAHWVMEEMNGLTGKFILNFGAKLPFLSKLFNPEKYSFLASDSIYCKKGYEDRFSTLLESVCAITGYHSINMWADITSSLHDLIDTIPSKGLLDKFAGNNKATVIVKNSEVGEDVYKEIERRPTYISGFDLA, encoded by the coding sequence ATGAATAAAGAAGTACTGTTTGAAAGAGGGGGGATGTCGTTAGTAAGAACTGAAGAACCCGAGCAAGATATAGTAGATTTAGTTTCATCCACGTTATTTGGTACACCAGGCTCTATTCAGTATAAACATCTAGACACTCCTGATTATATTCATCAAGTTGCCAATCCATATTTTCTTGCACTACGAAGAAATGGGAATTTGATGGGAACAATCACCATTTGCGAACGTCCTATTTTACATGCTCCAAGTCCTACTTCAGCTTATCATGTCCGTTATTTTTCTTTTAATGAGAAGTTCAGAAGAAAAGGAAGAGAGTCTCAAAAAAGACAAAAATCGAATGTTTTATTGGACATGATTTTCAACAAACTAGAGCATGACAGTTTCCCTGAAGAAGGAAATGCTGTTTTCTATGCTTATGTTGAAATGGAGAATGTACGTTCAGCTGAAATGTGTGAGCGATTTGGTTTTCAACCTGTAGGCGAATTCACTACCTCTATTTTCAGTAGATTCTATCCTAAAAGAGATAAGAATGTAGATGTTTTAGCAAAAGAAGATGAAGCGCAAATGACAGGCCTTCTTCAAGATTACTATAAGGATTATGGTTTTTATACCCTTGAAAATACCTTTAGAAACAATCAGTATTTTGTTCTAAAAGAAAAAGGAGAAATCATAGCTGGTATTCAAGTAACTCCTGCACATTGGGTTATGGAAGAAATGAATGGATTAACGGGTAAATTTATCCTTAACTTTGGTGCTAAATTGCCTTTTCTTTCAAAATTATTCAATCCAGAAAAATATAGTTTCTTAGCTTCAGACAGTATTTATTGTAAAAAAGGTTATGAAGATCGTTTCTCAACTTTATTAGAATCAGTTTGTGCGATTACTGGATACCACAGTATAAATATGTGGGCAGATATCACTTCTTCATTACATGATTTGATCGATACAATACCAAGTAAAGGCTTACTTGATAAGTTTGCGGGTAATAACAAAGCTACAGTAATCGTCAAAAATTCAGAAGTTGGTGAAGATGTCTATAAAGAAATTGAAAGAAGACCAACCTACATTTCAGGCTTCGATTTAGCTTAA
- a CDS encoding right-handed parallel beta-helix repeat-containing protein: protein MIFKTFTAKNLFANSRTKISALGILALLSFTACDDKEDENLIDTVSVSASTINYDYLVPAGTATINGDAETAGDNEFVVDAKGGTVIALEAGDYPDLNIKNIHGNSGNPVTIINYGGKVNIGTNAYSTVVKIIDSSNFRFTGSGSGDNYGIAVDGSNASRGEHAVEVYGVSTDFEIDHIEVFKSTHSGIVIKSDPKTFNPEVWRENFEMKNVSVHDNYVHDVGGEGLYIGYTGDGIPVEGGVAMPHLIAGLKVYNNRVENTLWDGIQVNRAYRDVEVYNNTITNYGTEKNPNQNSGMDIGYETVGKFYNNHIKTGDGIGIQVKGDGDVALFNNLIENPGYDGIYVNDFNADEGRTGYQIVNNTVVNTGHFGIRLVNFKSTLGNEDTRDWVANNIVAKVVGEGLGDRDYIHLANNEDAAMLTNSNNLTYETVDQAGFSSGYRLSDGAEAIDAGLDVAHLGIRTDLDGNPRPQGNGYDVGAFESGYEGENPPTDPGDGDINPDIPLTKVSDNECGRMDGSMEDMIWANEVDGATAYEFKVESSETGYSETLIKSGRFMKLKDFAGAQENVVYQISVRAIIGDERGGYGEVCEFQVGGEESNDPKEDPNLDPSLPTTQVSNNECGRMDGSMEDMIWADAADGVDSYEFIITDEANDFTATVKTTSRFVKLKNFQGAQTDVVYNIQVRTVKGDMHSNYGDTCEFQATK, encoded by the coding sequence ATGATATTTAAAACTTTTACCGCAAAAAACTTATTCGCAAATTCAAGGACAAAAATTAGTGCCTTAGGAATCTTAGCTTTATTGTCATTTACTGCATGTGACGATAAAGAAGACGAAAACTTAATTGATACGGTATCAGTAAGTGCATCAACAATAAACTATGATTATTTGGTACCAGCAGGTACTGCTACTATAAACGGAGATGCTGAAACAGCAGGCGATAATGAATTTGTAGTAGATGCAAAAGGTGGAACAGTCATCGCGCTAGAAGCTGGTGATTATCCTGACCTTAACATTAAAAATATCCATGGTAACAGTGGAAACCCTGTTACAATTATCAACTACGGAGGAAAAGTAAATATTGGTACTAACGCTTATAGTACTGTTGTAAAAATTATAGATAGTTCAAACTTCCGCTTTACAGGTAGTGGTAGCGGAGATAATTACGGTATTGCTGTAGATGGTAGCAATGCTAGCCGTGGAGAGCATGCGGTAGAAGTTTATGGTGTTTCTACAGATTTTGAAATAGATCATATCGAAGTATTTAAAAGTACTCACTCGGGTATTGTAATTAAATCTGACCCTAAGACTTTTAACCCAGAAGTTTGGAGAGAGAACTTTGAGATGAAGAATGTTTCTGTACATGATAACTATGTACATGACGTAGGAGGAGAAGGATTGTATATTGGTTATACCGGAGATGGTATCCCTGTAGAGGGTGGAGTGGCTATGCCTCACCTTATAGCTGGACTTAAAGTTTATAACAACAGAGTTGAGAATACACTTTGGGATGGTATCCAAGTGAACAGAGCATACCGCGACGTAGAAGTTTATAACAACACAATTACAAACTACGGTACTGAAAAGAATCCTAACCAAAACTCAGGAATGGATATTGGTTACGAAACGGTAGGTAAATTCTACAACAACCATATCAAAACAGGTGATGGTATCGGTATTCAAGTGAAAGGTGATGGTGATGTAGCTCTTTTCAACAACCTAATTGAAAATCCTGGTTATGATGGTATTTATGTAAATGACTTTAATGCTGATGAAGGACGTACAGGATATCAAATTGTAAATAACACAGTAGTTAACACGGGTCACTTTGGTATTCGTTTAGTAAACTTCAAAAGTACACTAGGTAATGAAGATACTCGTGACTGGGTTGCCAATAACATTGTAGCAAAAGTAGTAGGTGAAGGACTTGGAGATAGAGATTACATTCACTTGGCAAACAATGAAGATGCTGCCATGCTGACAAATAGTAACAACCTTACTTACGAAACAGTAGATCAAGCAGGTTTCTCAAGTGGATACAGACTTTCTGATGGTGCTGAGGCAATTGACGCTGGTTTAGACGTTGCTCATCTTGGTATCAGAACAGACTTAGATGGTAATCCAAGACCTCAAGGTAACGGATATGACGTAGGAGCATTCGAGTCAGGTTATGAAGGTGAAAATCCTCCAACTGATCCAGGAGATGGCGATATCAACCCAGATATTCCATTGACAAAAGTTTCTGATAACGAATGTGGCCGTATGGACGGTAGTATGGAAGACATGATTTGGGCTAATGAAGTAGACGGAGCAACAGCTTATGAATTTAAAGTGGAAAGTTCAGAAACTGGATATTCGGAGACTTTAATTAAAAGTGGAAGATTCATGAAGTTGAAAGACTTTGCTGGGGCTCAAGAAAATGTGGTTTACCAAATCTCAGTTAGAGCAATCATTGGTGATGAAAGAGGTGGATATGGCGAAGTTTGTGAATTCCAAGTTGGAGGAGAAGAATCAAATGATCCGAAAGAAGACCCAAATTTAGATCCAAGTTTACCAACAACTCAAGTATCTAACAACGAATGTGGTCGTATGGACGGTAGCATGGAAGATATGATTTGGGCTGACGCAGCTGATGGAGTTGATAGCTACGAATTTATCATCACAGATGAAGCAAATGATTTTACAGCTACAGTGAAAACAACTTCTAGATTTGTAAAATTGAAGAACTTCCAAGGCGCTCAAACAGATGTTGTTTATAATATTCAAGTAAGAACTGTAAAAGGTGATATGCACTCAAATTATGGCGATACTTGTGAATTCCAAGCAACAAAATAA
- a CDS encoding patatin-like phospholipase family protein translates to MIESKEIGLALSGGGIRGAIHVGFLDAFESYRPNVKAVAGTSAGSIVGAFYCAGFTSKEIMALFKGTSLRSFVSWNGFRKGLMEMSGLKKLLEQHIPKDFSELEKPFAVTACALDEEELLVIEEGDLHQAVLASCSIPIIFQTVEINGRACVDGGVLNSLPADVLHGRVDQVIGVHLNNMRYPSSKQDNLLVLAEKVFLMSVRHNVKRNLKYCDYFVSPEIEHTSVLDFDKIERLYHIGVKTGRDFVKNPTLFTKKEFKPQGKL, encoded by the coding sequence ATGATTGAAAGTAAAGAGATAGGGTTGGCTTTAAGTGGAGGTGGAATTAGAGGGGCAATTCATGTAGGTTTTCTGGATGCCTTTGAAAGTTATAGACCCAATGTAAAGGCTGTAGCAGGAACAAGTGCAGGTTCAATAGTAGGCGCATTTTATTGTGCTGGATTTACCTCGAAAGAAATAATGGCATTATTCAAAGGAACTAGCTTACGTTCATTCGTGAGTTGGAATGGATTCCGAAAAGGTTTGATGGAAATGTCAGGTCTGAAGAAACTTTTAGAACAGCATATACCAAAAGATTTCAGTGAATTAGAAAAACCTTTTGCGGTCACCGCTTGTGCATTGGATGAGGAGGAGTTGCTTGTGATTGAAGAGGGGGATTTACATCAAGCTGTTTTAGCTTCTTGTTCTATTCCAATCATTTTTCAAACTGTTGAGATAAACGGCCGAGCTTGTGTAGATGGAGGTGTTCTAAATAGTTTGCCAGCTGATGTACTTCATGGAAGAGTGGATCAAGTGATAGGGGTGCATTTGAATAACATGCGTTACCCGAGCAGTAAGCAGGATAATTTATTGGTCTTGGCAGAAAAAGTATTTTTAATGTCTGTTCGTCATAATGTAAAGCGAAACCTCAAGTACTGTGATTATTTTGTTTCTCCCGAAATAGAACATACTTCTGTTTTAGACTTTGATAAGATTGAAAGACTTTACCATATAGGAGTAAAAACAGGACGAGACTTTGTGAAAAATCCTACCTTATTCACCAAGAAAGAATTTAAGCCTCAAGGAAAATTATAG
- a CDS encoding patatin-like phospholipase family protein, producing MDSNNIGLALSGGGIRGAMHIGFLEATEKFRPQISAVAGTSIGSIIGAFYAAGYTSQQMLNLFKQQSLFSIVGWSGFTNQVGLMEMSGLQKILEKYLPKDFSELEKPFTAIATELESEKVLVIDNGNLHEAVIASCSIPILFKPVQIQGKECVDGGVLMNLPANVLINQTDKIIGVDINKMYYPENYHSLRVFAEKIFMMSIRGNTEISKQYCDYIIEPNMPHVGALDFKGMELYYQAGLNVGKEFRDSPEKFLNPNKVKF from the coding sequence ATGGATAGCAACAATATTGGCTTAGCTTTGAGTGGCGGAGGAATTAGAGGGGCGATGCATATTGGCTTTTTAGAAGCTACTGAAAAGTTTAGACCTCAAATTTCAGCCGTAGCAGGTACTAGTATAGGTTCTATAATTGGTGCTTTTTATGCTGCTGGTTATACGTCTCAACAAATGCTAAATCTATTCAAACAACAGTCTTTATTTTCAATAGTTGGTTGGTCTGGTTTTACTAATCAAGTGGGATTGATGGAGATGAGTGGGCTACAAAAGATTTTAGAAAAGTATCTACCCAAAGATTTTTCAGAATTAGAGAAACCATTTACAGCAATTGCTACCGAGCTAGAGTCCGAAAAAGTTTTAGTTATCGATAATGGTAATCTTCATGAAGCAGTTATTGCCTCATGTTCTATCCCAATACTTTTTAAGCCCGTTCAAATTCAAGGAAAAGAATGTGTGGATGGAGGTGTTCTAATGAATTTACCAGCTAATGTATTGATAAATCAAACGGATAAGATCATTGGTGTGGATATCAATAAGATGTATTACCCTGAAAACTATCATAGTCTCCGTGTTTTTGCTGAAAAAATATTTATGATGAGCATCAGAGGAAATACAGAAATCAGTAAGCAGTACTGTGATTATATCATTGAGCCTAATATGCCACATGTAGGAGCTCTAGACTTTAAAGGAATGGAATTGTATTATCAAGCAGGTTTGAATGTGGGAAAGGAGTTTCGAGATTCGCCAGAAAAATTCTTGAACCCAAATAAAGTAAAGTTCTAA
- a CDS encoding multidrug effflux MFS transporter, which translates to MKLSQSSLILLLSAIVAITPLSIDMYLPAMPSIAEAFGVSLHMAEATVSIFFLGFGLGQLFGGFISDQYGRKQTTLLGLIIFTFATLGILNVPSIEGMLICRFIEAFGGGFVAVNAAAIVRDRFEPKDSARILSTVASIMMIAPMVAPLIGSFIIKFGEWDYIFYFLSGYALFLFVAVASLLDQKKVKREKVSFKQVLQSYTTVFKHRQGFGYLLTGSFATAGMFTFITKASFIYMEHFKISESMFPIYFGANVCFMIVLSKTSSHLVKKWQPKRLLKIGLLQMLTAGSLLFLYTAFESQPNLYVILPLNVIYVASLGFVFGNVDACCLAFFPKNAGVANALFGVTKFGFGAVMGLIVGLFEGYGFAAPFMVMFITSVLANFTFTTMTPEPKKDLSFAS; encoded by the coding sequence ATGAAATTAAGTCAATCATCACTCATCCTATTATTAAGTGCTATTGTAGCAATTACTCCATTGAGTATTGATATGTACTTACCTGCCATGCCAAGTATTGCTGAGGCATTTGGAGTTAGTTTACATATGGCTGAAGCTACGGTTAGTATCTTTTTTCTAGGCTTTGGTTTAGGACAATTATTTGGTGGATTTATTTCTGACCAATACGGTCGTAAACAAACTACTTTACTTGGACTCATTATTTTTACCTTCGCTACATTAGGCATCTTAAATGTCCCTTCTATTGAAGGAATGCTGATTTGTAGATTTATTGAAGCTTTTGGTGGTGGATTTGTAGCCGTAAATGCTGCGGCTATTGTACGAGATCGCTTTGAACCTAAAGATAGCGCACGTATTTTATCGACTGTAGCAAGTATCATGATGATAGCACCAATGGTTGCACCACTTATCGGTTCATTTATTATAAAATTTGGGGAATGGGATTACATTTTCTATTTCTTATCAGGTTATGCATTATTCCTTTTTGTAGCTGTAGCATCATTACTTGATCAGAAAAAAGTGAAAAGAGAAAAAGTATCCTTCAAACAAGTACTTCAAAGTTATACAACTGTCTTCAAACACAGACAAGGTTTTGGGTATTTGCTTACAGGTTCATTCGCTACAGCAGGAATGTTTACTTTCATAACGAAAGCATCATTTATTTATATGGAACATTTCAAAATTTCTGAATCAATGTTCCCTATTTATTTTGGTGCAAATGTGTGCTTTATGATCGTGTTAAGTAAAACGAGTAGTCATTTGGTAAAGAAATGGCAGCCCAAAAGATTACTTAAAATCGGCTTGCTTCAAATGCTTACGGCAGGAAGTTTACTGTTTTTATACACTGCTTTCGAAAGCCAACCGAACCTCTATGTTATTTTACCTTTAAATGTAATCTATGTAGCATCATTAGGCTTTGTTTTCGGAAATGTAGATGCTTGTTGTTTAGCATTTTTCCCTAAAAACGCAGGTGTTGCAAATGCACTTTTTGGTGTTACAAAGTTTGGGTTTGGAGCAGTAATGGGGCTTATCGTAGGTTTATTTGAAGGCTATGGTTTTGCTGCACCATTTATGGTCATGTTCATTACAAGTGTCTTAGCTAACTTTACATTCACAACGATGACACCAGAACCTAAGAAAGACTTATCTTTTGCTAGCTAA
- a CDS encoding right-handed parallel beta-helix repeat-containing protein: MRNVLRNTRALFTNSKIRIAGIGLCSMLALASCQDDEDEALYDQVTTSASTSVQYDYLVPAGTASINGDSENADKNDFVVDAKPGTVIALEAGDYPDLNLKNLHGSSGNPVTIINYGGKVNIGTNAYSTVVKVIDCTNFRFTGSGSGDSYGISIDGSNAKTGEHTMEVYGVSSDFEIDHIEAFRSTFAGLVIKSDPKSFNPEVWRENFEMKNISVHDNYFHDTGGEGIYIGYTGDGVAVEGGGTAMPHLISGLRVYNNKVENSQWDGIQINRAHSDVEVYNNSISNYGLEKNSNQNTGLDIGYETVGRFYNNKVDGGDGIGIQVKGIGDVFLYNNVVLNAGYDGIYANDYNAENGRPGYKIVNNTVVNSGHFGIRLVNFKSTYGDDNTRDWVVNNVVAKVVGEGLGDRDFIHLANDETKAMLYNNNNLTYQSVDEASFTNGYELSDGAEGVDGGMDVASLGIRSDFNGNARPQGNGYDVGAYESGHSGNPTDPDDGTTPDPDNGVIGNPDITQTQLTANECGRMDGSMEDMLWADEVEGATSYEFLVSNTDEGYSQSKVTTARFVKLKDFQGTKANVVYTIVVRAIIGEDRGVYGNTCEFQVGGDAENDPENDPNLDTSLPITQLSADECGRLDGKMEDMLWADKVKDVDSYEFTIINPDTEEEESVISESAFVKLKDFKTAQTNVTYEIKIRTVKGEKHSAYGDSCEFQANK, encoded by the coding sequence ATGAGAAATGTACTAAGAAATACAAGAGCGTTGTTTACGAATTCTAAAATTAGAATTGCTGGTATCGGACTCTGTTCTATGTTAGCATTAGCCTCTTGTCAGGACGATGAAGATGAAGCCTTATACGACCAAGTTACTACGAGTGCTTCAACTTCTGTACAGTACGACTATCTCGTACCTGCAGGTACTGCCTCTATTAATGGAGACAGTGAAAATGCAGACAAAAATGATTTTGTAGTTGATGCAAAGCCAGGTACAGTGATAGCACTGGAAGCTGGTGATTATCCCGATTTGAACTTGAAAAACCTTCATGGTAGTTCGGGAAATCCTGTTACAATTATCAACTATGGAGGAAAAGTAAATATTGGTACTAATGCTTACAGTACAGTAGTAAAAGTGATTGACTGTACAAACTTCCGATTTACAGGTAGTGGTAGTGGCGATTCTTATGGTATTTCTATTGACGGTAGTAATGCCAAAACAGGAGAACACACCATGGAAGTTTATGGTGTTTCATCCGACTTTGAAATTGACCACATTGAAGCTTTTAGAAGTACCTTTGCTGGATTGGTAATTAAATCTGACCCTAAATCATTTAACCCAGAAGTTTGGAGAGAAAACTTCGAAATGAAAAATATCTCAGTTCATGATAACTATTTCCATGATACAGGAGGGGAAGGTATTTATATTGGATACACTGGAGACGGTGTTGCTGTTGAAGGTGGAGGAACTGCAATGCCTCACTTGATTTCAGGTCTAAGAGTTTATAATAATAAGGTTGAAAACTCTCAGTGGGATGGTATTCAGATTAACAGAGCACATAGTGATGTAGAAGTTTACAATAACAGTATCTCGAATTATGGTTTGGAGAAAAACTCAAATCAAAATACAGGACTTGATATTGGTTATGAAACAGTGGGTAGATTCTACAATAACAAAGTAGATGGTGGTGATGGTATCGGTATCCAAGTAAAAGGTATTGGTGATGTATTCTTATACAATAACGTTGTCTTGAATGCAGGTTATGATGGTATTTATGCCAATGACTACAATGCAGAAAATGGGCGTCCAGGTTACAAGATTGTCAATAATACTGTCGTAAATTCTGGCCACTTCGGGATTCGTTTAGTGAACTTCAAAAGTACCTACGGAGACGATAATACCAGAGACTGGGTTGTAAATAATGTTGTTGCAAAGGTTGTAGGTGAAGGTTTAGGGGATAGAGACTTTATTCACCTTGCAAATGATGAAACAAAAGCTATGCTTTACAACAACAATAACCTTACATACCAATCTGTTGACGAAGCCAGCTTTACAAATGGCTATGAATTATCTGACGGTGCTGAAGGTGTAGATGGCGGTATGGATGTAGCTTCACTTGGTATTAGGTCTGACTTCAACGGTAATGCAAGACCACAAGGAAATGGTTATGATGTTGGTGCTTATGAGTCTGGTCATAGTGGTAACCCAACTGACCCAGATGATGGAACCACTCCCGACCCTGATAATGGTGTAATTGGTAATCCTGATATTACTCAAACACAACTTACTGCCAATGAGTGTGGACGAATGGACGGTAGTATGGAAGATATGCTTTGGGCTGATGAAGTAGAAGGTGCTACATCGTATGAGTTTTTAGTTTCAAATACAGATGAAGGATATAGTCAATCAAAAGTAACAACTGCAAGGTTTGTAAAACTGAAAGATTTCCAAGGAACTAAGGCTAATGTAGTATACACGATCGTAGTTAGAGCTATTATTGGAGAAGACAGAGGTGTATATGGAAATACTTGTGAGTTCCAAGTGGGTGGTGATGCTGAAAATGATCCAGAAAACGATCCAAACTTAGATACTAGTTTACCAATCACTCAACTTTCAGCAGATGAATGTGGCAGATTAGACGGTAAAATGGAAGATATGCTTTGGGCTGATAAAGTAAAAGATGTAGACAGTTATGAATTTACAATCATTAATCCAGATACAGAAGAGGAAGAGTCTGTAATTTCTGAATCAGCCTTCGTGAAATTGAAAGATTTCAAGACAGCACAAACGAATGTAACCTATGAAATAAAAATAAGAACAGTAAAAGGTGAAAAACATTCGGCTTACGGAGACTCTTGTGAGTTCCAAGCAAATAAATAA
- a CDS encoding formate--tetrahydrofolate ligase encodes MKTDIQIARETTLLPISAIAEKIGIQNDDLIPYGKYIAKVPHQLAEKKDKKGKLILVSAITPTKAGIGKTTVSIGLSLGLEKIGKKTVVALREPSLGPCFGMKGGAAGGGYAQVLPMENINLHFTGDFHAITSAHNMISALLDNYQFQNKGTDKQLKQIVWKRVLDVNDRSLRNIVTGMGGISNGIPTESGFDITPASEIMAIFCLSKDIEDLRNRIDNILLGYTHSNDAFYVKDLNISGAITVLLKDALDPNLVQTTEHSAAFVHGGPFANIAHGCNSVIATKVALNHGDYVITEAGFGADLGAEKFLNIKCRAAGISPSASVLVATSQALKMHGGVDEKEIKQPNAEGLRKGLENVKVHVENLKNFGQTVILTFNKYYFDTEEEIQLVKDWATDMGIRFAINNSFVEGGEGAVNLAQTVVDAIEEDESKPLSFTYELEDSIETKIEKVAKSIYRAKDIELSNTAQLRLKRIKRLGFENLPICIAKTQYSFSDDAKAYGAVKDHTLHIEDFVINSGAGFIVVIAGNIMRMPGLPKEPQALHIDLVDGQIEGLS; translated from the coding sequence ATGAAGACAGATATTCAAATAGCAAGAGAAACCACATTATTACCTATTTCGGCTATTGCTGAAAAGATCGGGATTCAAAATGATGACCTTATTCCTTACGGAAAATATATAGCTAAAGTACCACATCAATTAGCTGAGAAGAAAGATAAAAAAGGCAAACTAATCTTAGTATCTGCTATCACTCCTACCAAAGCTGGTATTGGCAAAACGACCGTCTCTATTGGGCTTTCGTTAGGGTTAGAAAAGATAGGAAAGAAAACAGTTGTTGCTTTAAGAGAACCATCTTTAGGCCCTTGCTTCGGAATGAAGGGCGGAGCTGCAGGAGGAGGATACGCACAAGTGCTTCCAATGGAAAATATCAATCTTCACTTTACGGGTGATTTCCATGCGATCACTTCTGCACACAATATGATTTCTGCCTTGCTTGACAATTATCAATTTCAAAACAAAGGAACAGATAAACAACTCAAGCAAATTGTATGGAAAAGAGTTTTAGATGTCAATGATCGATCTTTAAGAAACATCGTGACAGGTATGGGAGGTATTTCAAATGGTATTCCTACCGAATCAGGGTTTGACATCACCCCTGCCTCTGAAATCATGGCGATCTTCTGTCTTTCGAAAGATATTGAAGATTTAAGAAACAGAATTGATAACATCTTATTAGGTTATACTCATTCCAATGATGCTTTCTACGTAAAAGACCTCAACATAAGTGGAGCTATCACTGTACTTCTGAAAGATGCCCTTGATCCTAACTTGGTACAAACAACAGAACATTCTGCGGCCTTTGTACACGGAGGGCCTTTCGCCAATATTGCTCATGGTTGTAATTCTGTCATCGCCACAAAAGTAGCTCTCAATCATGGAGACTACGTCATTACTGAAGCTGGTTTTGGTGCTGACCTTGGTGCTGAAAAATTCTTGAATATCAAATGTAGAGCTGCAGGTATTTCTCCATCAGCTTCAGTACTTGTAGCAACATCTCAAGCATTAAAAATGCACGGAGGAGTTGATGAAAAAGAAATTAAACAGCCTAATGCCGAAGGACTAAGAAAAGGTTTGGAGAATGTAAAAGTTCATGTAGAAAACCTTAAGAATTTCGGACAAACAGTTATTCTTACCTTCAATAAATACTATTTCGATACTGAGGAAGAAATCCAACTTGTGAAAGATTGGGCAACTGATATGGGAATCCGTTTTGCCATCAATAATAGTTTTGTAGAAGGTGGAGAAGGAGCCGTTAATCTTGCACAAACTGTTGTAGATGCCATTGAAGAAGATGAGTCTAAACCACTTTCTTTTACATACGAACTAGAAGACAGTATCGAAACTAAAATTGAGAAAGTTGCTAAAAGTATCTATAGAGCAAAGGATATAGAATTGAGCAATACAGCACAGCTTCGCTTGAAACGTATCAAACGTTTAGGATTTGAAAACTTACCGATCTGTATCGCCAAAACTCAGTATTCATTCTCAGACGATGCTAAAGCATACGGCGCTGTGAAAGATCACACACTGCATATCGAAGACTTTGTAATTAATAGTGGAGCAGGCTTCATTGTAGTGATTGCTGGTAATATTATGAGAATGCCAGGTCTCCCAAAAGAACCACAAGCTTTACACATTGACTTAGTAGATGGTCAGATTGAAGGATTGAGCTAA